The stretch of DNA AGCCGTGAATCGGCCAGCTTGCGCAGGGCCAACGTCGGCCAGACGATGTCTTTGGCATATTGTGCCGTGGTGATGCCGCGCTCGTCCTTCAGCATCGAAAGCCATTGCTGGGTGGGCATGCCGAAGCGGTCGGCCATGCGATCAATCTCGGCATCGACCTCCTTAGTCGTGATGACGATGTTGCGCATCTTGCAGTGCTCGGCGATCAAATACTTGTTGACCAGACTTTCGAGCACGTCCTTGCCGTGATGCAACATGCACTCGCGCCCCAGATCGTCGCGCGTGATCTGTTGATTGTTGACCACCGCCATGATCCGCATCTTCTGCTCGACGGGCGGAGCGGCCTTGGCCGTGCTGGAGCTCTTCGACGGAGCCTTGGCGGTCAGAGGAAATTGAGCGCCGGCGGGCGCCGGTCCCCACAGAGCGCGAACCGCGATGGCGGTTCCCACGATCGAAAGCGTTCCGGCGACAAGCGCCAGTCGATTTTTCCAGGTCCTGCGCGCGTAAAGCTGCGGCGCTCCGGCTTCCATGCCTGACATGCCGTATCTCCGGTCAAATTGGGTCAGCGAATCGCGAAGGATGCGGGTAGGTCAACCCATCTCCTTCGCGCGCGGGGGGATCAATGGGCGGGGGAGTATAGGTAGACCGGTCGGAACGGGTCAAGGCCGATGATGCCCGGACGCTGGCAGCGGGATGCTAGCGAGACGAGTGCGGGCGATGGCCGGCTGGCTAGTGCGGGCGCGTCGCGGATACCACGCGTTTGATCACGTCGGGCAGGTTGCTTGTGATCATGTTGATGCCCTGGCCGATCAATTCTTCGGCCCGCCGCGGGTCGTCGACGGTCCAGACCGATGCGCGCAGCCCGCGCTCGTGAATGGCGTCGATGAACGATTTGGTGAGATGCTCGTTGTTCCAGCCGACGAACTTCGCGCCGAACGATGTAATTTCGTCGAGTTGGCTGGCGGTCAAATCGTGCTCGCCAAGGGCCCCGAGCGTCAGGTGCGGCGCCAGCCGATGGCACTCGCGCAGAAAATCCCAATCGAAGGCCATCACCGCCACACGGGCCGCGCAGTGCTTGCGCTCGATCAACTCGACGAACGTCGCGGCGTCCCCCGACTTGCGTTCGATCAAGGGAAGCGAGCCGGGCAGGATCGCGTTGATTGCTTCTTCGAGCGTGGGAATGCGCGTGCCGGCGAACTGCGGCGCAAACCAACTGCCAGCGTCGAGCATTTTTAGCTCCGCCAGGGTCTTCGTGGCTAGCGGGATCTTTTCACCGCCCCAGAAGGTGCGGGCGTTCGTCAGCCGATCCAGTTCTTCGTCGTGAAAAGCAACGGGCACGCCGTCAGCCGTGTGCAGATAATCGAGCTCGACCATGTCGACGCCCAATCGCACGGCGGCCTCGAAGGCGGGCAGCGTATTCTCCGGGGCAACGCGACTAGCCCCGCGATGCGCCACAACGGCCACCCGAGACATCCGCATCACGCCGGCGATGGGAGTGACAATAGTCATGAGGAGAATGATGAGCGATGAATGCAGAATAATGAACGAAAGAGGGAACGATCGCAGCGGACGAAAATCTGGTCGTGATTTCTCATTTGGGGCGAGTTTTAGCTCAAAGTTGCTGGCCTAGTCGGCTTTGGATTTATAGTCCGCCTGCCGCTTCATTATTAACGATCGACGCCAATGATAGTTACCGCGCATTCAGGAAAGAGCGACTGGATCCGACGGGCTTCGCGAGCTGAATAGTCATCGGAGGGAAGAAAAAGGTCCATATCCACGACAGGCTTGTCTCCCAGCAGTCGCCAAACAAACGGAATATTTGTTTGCGGAGGCGGCCCTGCGGCGACGTGGATGAAGCGGCGGAGTGAGAGGGCTGGATTCGGCTGTACTGCTACGTTTCTCGGTCGATACTCAAACAGGCGAAGAAACTCGGTAGTCCGGAGTAGCCGGTCTCGCTCGCGTATCTGATGCAGCTCGCATCCCAGCCAAATCGCAAATACTGTCACGACGATGAGCATCGTCCCAATGCCAAATTGAAACCATCGTCGGCGGGCGGGCGGAGGGGATGGCGTCATTTTGACGGCGCAGAGACCGGCAAACCGGCAACCGTCGCCTTACTCTTCCATGACTTCAGCTTCGCGCGAGCGGGCTAGTTCGTTGGCGCGGGATTCGTACTTCTTGGTGAGCTCTTGAATCTCTTCCTTGAGACCTTTGGAATCATCCTCGGACATTTTCTTGTCCTTTTCGGCCTGGTCGGCGTCCTTGTTGCCGTCGCGGCGGACGTTGCGGATCGCGACCTTGGCCTCTTCGGTCAGCTCCTTGATGCGGCCCACCATCTTGCGACGCACTTCGCCCGATAGCGGCGGTACGTTCAGGCGCAGCACGCGACCGTCGCTCATAGGATTGAAGCCCAGCCCACTGGCTTGGATCGCCTTTTCAATGTCCTTGAGCGTGCCTGGGTCGAAAGGGCGAATCACGATTTGCGAGGGCTGGTCCGGAGGCACGCCGACGCTGGCCAGTTGCTTCATCGGAACGGGCGAGCCGTAGGCTTCGACCCGCAGCGAATCGACCAGGCCAGGGTTAGCGCGGCCGGTGCGAATGCCGGTCAGCGAGTGTTTCAGCACGTCGATCGCTTTGTCCATCCGTTCTTCGACGTCCAGCAAAATATCGTCGGCGCTCATGAGGCATCCAAGTGATGAGTGATGAATGAGGAACGGATGCGCTGGCTATCGTGCTTCGGCGACTTTGCTGCGGATCAGGGTTCCAATCTTTTCGCCACTGACGGCACGCACGATGTTTCCTTCCTTGCGGAAGTTGAAGACCTTGATCGGCATGTCGTGTTCCATGCACTGCGTGATCGCGGTCGAATCCATCACGCGCAAATTCTGTTCGCGAACGGCGTGGTAGGTCAACTCGCTGTAGAGCACGGCGTGCGGGTTCTTTTCCGGGTCGTCGCTGTAGACACCGTCGACGCGGGTGGCCTTGAGCAGGATATCGGCGTCCAACTCCAAAGCCCGCTGCGCGGCCGCGGTATCGGTCGTAACGAACGGGCTGCCGGTGCCGCAGGCAAGGATCACGATCCGACCCTTTTCCAGGTGCCGGGTGGCACGACGGCGGATGTAGGGCTCGGCGACGCCGTCCATGCGGATGGCCGACGAGAGCCGCGTGGCGCAGCCGACCGATTCCAAGGCGTCCTGCAGGGCCAGGCCGTTGATGACCGTGGCCAGCATGCCCATGTAATGGCTCGTGGCTTCCTGGATGCGCGCACTGGCCGAGGCGAACTGCGCGCCGCGCAGAATATTGCCGCCGCCGATCACGATCGCAATCTGCACGCCACGTGCGGCGGCCTTCGCAGTTTGCTCCGCGATGTGGACGACTGCCTCCATGCTGATCCCGCGTTCTCCGGCGTGGCTGAAACTCTCGCCCGAGAGCTTCAACACGACGCGCTTGTAACTCGGCGGAACGTCGGACATCGTCGTTTACTTCCGTGTGCTAGGGTATGGTTCAGTTCTCATGGCACGACAGGTTGTTCGTCGAGCGCGACTCATGGTCGCACTTCGTGAAAAACGATCCCGCCATGACGTAAAACCAAG from Pirellulales bacterium encodes:
- the pyrH gene encoding UMP kinase, translating into MSDVPPSYKRVVLKLSGESFSHAGERGISMEAVVHIAEQTAKAAARGVQIAIVIGGGNILRGAQFASASARIQEATSHYMGMLATVINGLALQDALESVGCATRLSSAIRMDGVAEPYIRRRATRHLEKGRIVILACGTGSPFVTTDTAAAQRALELDADILLKATRVDGVYSDDPEKNPHAVLYSELTYHAVREQNLRVMDSTAITQCMEHDMPIKVFNFRKEGNIVRAVSGEKIGTLIRSKVAEAR
- the frr gene encoding ribosome recycling factor → MSADDILLDVEERMDKAIDVLKHSLTGIRTGRANPGLVDSLRVEAYGSPVPMKQLASVGVPPDQPSQIVIRPFDPGTLKDIEKAIQASGLGFNPMSDGRVLRLNVPPLSGEVRRKMVGRIKELTEEAKVAIRNVRRDGNKDADQAEKDKKMSEDDSKGLKEEIQELTKKYESRANELARSREAEVMEE
- a CDS encoding glycerophosphodiester phosphodiesterase family protein, with product MTIVTPIAGVMRMSRVAVVAHRGASRVAPENTLPAFEAAVRLGVDMVELDYLHTADGVPVAFHDEELDRLTNARTFWGGEKIPLATKTLAELKMLDAGSWFAPQFAGTRIPTLEEAINAILPGSLPLIERKSGDAATFVELIERKHCAARVAVMAFDWDFLRECHRLAPHLTLGALGEHDLTASQLDEITSFGAKFVGWNNEHLTKSFIDAIHERGLRASVWTVDDPRRAEELIGQGINMITSNLPDVIKRVVSATRPH